Proteins from a genomic interval of Caulobacter rhizosphaerae:
- a CDS encoding lipoprotein-releasing ABC transporter permease subunit, with protein sequence MALGAGPFGTWERTVAWRYLRNKRKNGGAAVITIISFSAVMLAVFVLITVMSVMNGFRAELLGRLLGFNGHVYAQGPLLNGPDRDGVITRIKAVRGVTQAAPMVEAQAMVIGPSQVSGAIVRGVTPADLRGMKMIASNIKRGSLAGFGEGEDGGDIVLIGDRMARNLGLSVGDAITLISPSGPATAFGTSTSEKDYTVGGIFSVGMSQFDESFVYMALPQAQLFFNRDTSIDYVEIKIADPDKAKAVKPIIQQASGPGAFVQDWMDKNASYFNALQVERKVMRLILFSVVALATLNIISALVMLVKNKSRDIAILRTMGASQGAILRIFVMAGAVIGLAGTLLGLLLGVLFCANITAIQNFVEWMTGTAVFSADIYFLAHIPAKIDWTEVGVIVAITTLLSILAALLPAVWASRIDPVEALRYE encoded by the coding sequence ATGGCCCTCGGCGCGGGTCCGTTCGGAACCTGGGAGCGCACCGTCGCCTGGCGGTACCTGCGCAACAAGCGCAAGAACGGCGGCGCGGCGGTGATCACCATCATCTCGTTCTCGGCGGTGATGCTGGCGGTCTTCGTGTTGATCACGGTGATGAGCGTGATGAACGGCTTCCGCGCCGAGCTGCTGGGGCGGCTGCTGGGCTTCAACGGCCACGTCTACGCCCAGGGCCCGCTGCTGAACGGACCCGACCGCGACGGCGTCATCACCCGCATCAAGGCTGTGCGTGGCGTGACCCAGGCCGCGCCGATGGTCGAGGCCCAGGCGATGGTCATCGGCCCCAGCCAGGTGTCCGGCGCCATCGTGCGCGGGGTCACGCCGGCCGACCTGCGCGGCATGAAGATGATTGCGTCCAACATCAAGCGCGGATCCCTGGCCGGCTTCGGCGAGGGGGAGGACGGCGGCGACATCGTGCTGATCGGCGACCGCATGGCCCGCAACCTCGGCCTGTCGGTCGGCGACGCCATCACCCTGATCTCGCCCTCGGGTCCCGCCACGGCCTTCGGGACCTCGACCAGCGAGAAGGACTACACGGTCGGCGGGATCTTCAGCGTCGGCATGAGCCAGTTCGACGAGAGCTTCGTCTATATGGCGCTGCCCCAGGCCCAGCTGTTCTTCAACCGCGACACCTCGATCGACTATGTCGAGATCAAGATCGCCGATCCGGACAAGGCCAAGGCGGTCAAGCCGATCATCCAGCAGGCCAGTGGCCCGGGGGCCTTCGTCCAGGACTGGATGGACAAGAACGCCAGCTACTTCAACGCCCTGCAGGTCGAGCGCAAGGTGATGCGGCTGATCCTGTTCTCGGTCGTCGCTCTCGCCACGCTCAACATCATTTCGGCCCTGGTCATGCTGGTGAAGAACAAGAGCCGTGACATCGCCATTCTGCGGACCATGGGCGCCAGCCAGGGGGCGATCCTACGGATTTTCGTTATGGCCGGCGCCGTGATCGGCTTGGCCGGCACTTTGCTGGGCCTGCTGCTGGGCGTGCTGTTCTGCGCCAACATCACCGCCATCCAGAACTTCGTGGAATGGATGACGGGCACGGCGGTGTTCAGCGCCGACATCTACTTCCTGGCCCACATCCCGGCCAAGATCGACTGGACGGAGGTCGGGGTGATCGTCGCCATAACGACTCTCCTCAGCATATTGGCCGCCCTTCTGCCTGCCGTCTGGGCCTCGCGAATCGATCCGGTCGAGGCCCTTCGCTATGAGTAG
- the proS gene encoding proline--tRNA ligase: MRLSRYFLPVLKEAPSDAQIVSHQLMLRAGMIRQEAAGIYAWLPLGLKVLNKVEQIVREEMDRAGAIELLMPTLQLADLWRESGRYDAYGPEMLRIVDRHERELLYGPTNEEMITEIFRAYVKSYKDVPKNLYHVQWKFRDERRPRFGVMRGREFLMKDAYSFDLDAEGARKAYNRMFVAYLNLFSRMGLKAVPMRADTGPIGGDLSHEFIVLADTGESAVFCHKDLVEMAAPGPDVDWYGDLQPLVNQRTALYAATEEMHDEAAFDAIPEGDRLSARGIEVGHIFSFGAKYSEPMKALVTGPDGKDVPVQMGSYGVGVSRLLGAIIEASHDEGGIIWPESVAPFGVGIINMRQGDAGCDEACETAYQALKAAGRDPLYDDTDARGGAKFATMDLIGVPWQLIVGPKGIAEGVVELKNRKTGERHSASLDAILAQLSAKAA, from the coding sequence ATGCGCCTGTCGCGCTATTTCCTGCCCGTTCTGAAAGAAGCTCCCTCGGACGCCCAGATCGTCTCGCACCAGCTGATGCTGCGCGCGGGCATGATCCGCCAGGAGGCGGCGGGCATCTACGCCTGGCTGCCGCTGGGCCTGAAGGTGCTCAACAAGGTCGAGCAGATCGTCCGCGAGGAGATGGACCGGGCCGGGGCCATCGAGCTGTTGATGCCCACCCTGCAACTGGCCGACCTGTGGCGCGAGTCGGGTCGCTACGACGCCTATGGCCCGGAGATGCTGCGCATCGTCGACCGCCACGAGCGCGAGCTGCTGTACGGACCCACCAACGAGGAAATGATCACCGAGATCTTCCGGGCCTATGTGAAGAGCTACAAGGACGTTCCCAAGAACCTCTACCACGTGCAGTGGAAGTTCCGCGACGAGCGCCGCCCGCGCTTTGGCGTGATGCGCGGCCGCGAGTTCCTGATGAAGGACGCCTACAGCTTCGACCTCGACGCCGAGGGCGCGCGCAAGGCCTATAACCGCATGTTCGTGGCCTATCTGAACCTGTTCTCGCGCATGGGCCTGAAGGCCGTGCCGATGCGCGCCGACACCGGCCCGATCGGCGGCGACCTTTCCCACGAATTCATCGTCCTGGCCGACACCGGCGAAAGCGCCGTCTTCTGCCACAAGGACCTGGTCGAGATGGCCGCGCCCGGCCCGGACGTCGACTGGTACGGCGACCTGCAGCCGCTGGTGAACCAGCGCACGGCGCTGTACGCCGCCACCGAGGAAATGCACGACGAGGCGGCCTTCGACGCCATCCCCGAGGGCGACCGCCTGTCGGCGCGCGGCATCGAGGTGGGCCATATCTTCTCGTTCGGCGCCAAGTATTCCGAGCCGATGAAGGCCCTGGTCACCGGGCCGGACGGCAAGGACGTGCCGGTGCAGATGGGCAGCTACGGCGTCGGCGTCTCGCGCCTGCTGGGCGCGATCATCGAGGCCAGCCACGACGAGGGCGGCATCATCTGGCCCGAGTCGGTCGCCCCGTTCGGCGTGGGGATCATCAACATGCGCCAGGGCGACGCCGGCTGCGACGAAGCCTGCGAGACCGCCTACCAGGCGCTGAAGGCCGCCGGCCGCGACCCGCTCTATGACGACACCGACGCCCGCGGCGGCGCCAAGTTCGCGACCATGGACCTGATCGGCGTGCCCTGGCAGCTGATCGTCGGTCCCAAGGGGATCGCCGAGGGCGTGGTCGAACTGAAGAACCGCAAGACCGGCGAGCGCCACAGCGCCTCGCTCGACGCGATCCTGGCCCAACTCAGCGCCAAGGCCGCCTGA